One genomic window of Carassius gibelio isolate Cgi1373 ecotype wild population from Czech Republic chromosome A10, carGib1.2-hapl.c, whole genome shotgun sequence includes the following:
- the LOC128021682 gene encoding germ cell nuclear acidic protein-like: protein MCVDDADVTSRCVDDADATSRCVDDADATSRCVDDADVTSRCVDDADAPSRCVDDADVTSRCVDDADVTSRCVDDADVTSRCVDDADVTSRCVDDADVTSRCVDDADVTSMCVDDADVTSRCVDDADATSRCVDDADVTSRCVDDADVTSMCVDDADVTSMCVDDADVTSMCVDDADVTSR from the exons atgtgtgtagatgatgctgacgtcactagcaggtgtgtagatgatgctgacgccactagcaggtgtgtagatgatgctgatgccactagcaggtgtgtagatgatgctgatgtcactagcaggtgtgtagatgatgctgatgcccctagcaggtgtgtagatgatgctgatgtcactagcaggtgtgtagatgatgctgacgtcactagcaggtgtgtagatgatgctgacgtcactagcag gtgtgtagatgatgctgatgtcactagcaggtgtgtagatgatgctgacgtcactagcaggtgtgtagatgatgctgacgtcactagcatgtgtgtagatgatgctgacgtcactagcaggtgtgtagatgatgctgacgccactagcaggtgtgtagatgatgctgacgtcactagcaggtgtgtagatgatgctgacgtcactagcatgtgtgtagatgatgctgacgtcactagcatgtgtgtagatgatgctgacgtcactagcatgtgtgtagatgatgctgacgtcactagcaggtga